The sequence TGTGCCATCAATAGCCGTGGGCTACAGGCGGTGTTAAAACATGACCATCCGCTGATTCTGCATCCAGAAATCTTTGGCCCCGGAGAGCCCGTCGGGTTAGCGATGAAAAATGGCAATGGTGAGCTAGTACGTGTGGTAGCTCACCTCGATCATATCCATCGATCTGAGCAAGAAACCCGGATCGAGCTAGGCTTTCCCAAAGTACTAGACATGCAGCAGTCTGAGCGAATTAAGGCTCTGATGCAGGATTGAGCGATCGCATAGCCCTGGGATAGAGCTAGGTCTCTAGGTTGTGGTCAGGTAGGTTAAGGTAAAGCAGCACAAAGCCTACGCAACCAATAAATCGAAAGGCCGGCTGTTGTCCATTCCAGTCGGCTGATTGCCACATGGTGAACCACTCGCCGGCAACCACCATAAACCCCACAAACCAGAACAGAAAGGCCAGGGTTAACCCGTAGGTGGCGGTGGTTTTAGCCCGATTAAAGGTGACGCCATCTTCCCCAATCGCCTGGAAGAGTGCCGTTGCGCCTCCCAGGCACAGCAGCGCGATCGCCCCCTCAATCACCATAATGACGGCATAGATGATCTGGTGTAGCTGGGGCGACGCGATCGCCCGCCAGGTCAACCGGCTCTCTGGCAAGACCGTATCCATGGTGAGCACATGCTGAATGTATTGAAAATTGGCGTTGTAATCGGTCAGGTTGTTCAATACGATCACTGCCGCCAACAGGCCAATAGACGCCACCAGTAGAGTTTTTGAAATTCGAACCGCCATAGAATTTAGATGAAAACGTAAACGCTGCTGCGGGAGCATTCTTTCATTGAAAACTATTCTGGAACTCTTGCGTGGGGGCTTGGTGGTATCGTGCCAAGCCCCCGCCGAGTCACCCCTGCACCGGGCTGAGGTGATTGCCGCCATGGCTGAGGCGGCTCTGCTTAACGGGGCGGTTGGGGTACGTATCGATAGCCCTGACCACATTCAGGCGGTGCGGGCCGGTAGCGATCGCCCGATCATTGGCCTTTGGAAGCAGGTGATACCACCCTCTGCGGTCTATATCACGCCTCAGTTTCACCATGCGGCCGCCGTAGCCCAGGCCGGTGGCGACATCATTGCGATCGATGCCACCGATCGCCCGCGCCCAGGTGATGAAACCCTGGCCGATCTAATTCAACAGATTCACGATCGCCTGGGAAAACCCGTGATGGCCGATATCGATACCCTCGACAATGCTCTCAAGGCCATAGATGCCGGCGCAGACTGCGTCGGCACTACCCTGTTTGGCTACACCGCAGCTACCCAGACTGAGGCACCGCCTGGGCTGGCGCTGCTTCAAGACCTGGTGCAGCAATGCTCGGTGCCAGTCATCTGTGAAGGGGGCATTGCCTCTCCGGCCCAGGCCCGACAGGCCCTTGATTTAGGGGCCTACGCCGTGGTTGTTGGCACGGCAATCACCGGGATTGATAGCTTGGTCAAGGGATATGTTGAGACTCTTACCTAGCTATACCCATCAATAAAAACTGGGGCGAAGAGGATGTTCCCCTCGCCCCAGTTCGATAAAATCTACTGCTCGTGAAGCCTACATAGCAGAGCCAACACCAGCGTAGGCACCGTAGAAAAAGAGACCTACTACAACCAGTACGCCAGTACCGGCAACGGTTGCCACAATCCACAACGGAATTCGTCCACTCTGAAGCATGATATCGACCTCCTACTAATCTGGTAAGTAACCCAACACAGTCTGAACAGCCCAGGGCTGCGCGCTACGGCAACTAGCTCAACCTAGTTGAAGAAGTAGCTAGAAAACAGCAGGCCGAGGACGAAAACCATCAACAAACCTAGAAATAGGGATGTGCGGTTCAGTTCTACAGGTTGCTTGTTAGGATTTGGACTACGTTCCATGGTTTTCTCTTATCGTTGAATAAACTGCATTGCCGCGATCGCCCCGAGGAAAAAGACGCTGGGTACCCCTAGGGTATGCACGGCCAGCCAGCGCACGGTGAAGATCGGGTAGGTGATTTGATCGTTAGGAGAATTGCTTTGCATAGGTTCAATCAAACGTTGGAATAATTAAAGCGCTATCGATTCGAGAACATGTCGATCTGATCTTTCGCTTCAAAGCGATCGGTCACGATCGGCAGCTGCATTTGGTTGTCGGGGTAATAGTCGTTGGGTCGGGGTGTGCCAAAAGCATCGTAGGCCAGGCCAGTGCTGACAAACAGCCAACCCGCAATAAACAGCATGGGAATGGTAATGCTATGGATAATCCAGTAGCGAATACTCGTTACGATGTCGCCAAACGGGCGCTCACCTGTAGAACCTGCCATATCAACGTCTCCTCTCTGAACGCGAAGAATCTGATCTAATCATAGAGAACGCCGGAAACCCTAACAAGCTATTTTGACGAAGTTCCCGGAAGTTTCCCTAGACAGTCTCTGGACTGTACTTGAGAATGGTGCCCTGCTGACCCAAGATAAAGCCTTTGTCGGGGCCTAAAAATTTGACCTTGTAAAAGTTAGAGGGCACATCGCCAACCGATTGATCCTTAAACCAGGTCTCACCGCCATCAAAGCTGCACAGCAGGTTGCCGCCGCCCCCGGTCACCCAAACCTCATTAGCGGTGCGAAAAGCCATATCGAGCAGTCCCCAGCTTGTACCAAACTCAGGGCTAAGTGCCTCGGTGAAGTCATCGGAAGCGCGGCTGTTAGAAAACCGCACCTGGCCGCCTCGGGCGATTACCCAGAGCTTGCCATCCTTATCAAACCCCATATTTTGTAGCCGCCTTGAGTTCTGGCGATTGTGGGGAATCCACTGGTCTTGGCCTACCGCCCAGGTCGAGTAAAAGTTGCCCCGAGACGACACGGCCACATAGCGACCATCATCGGAGCGCACCATGTTGCGCACAACGCCCACAGCCCCTTGCACCAGAGCTTTCCAGGTGCGTCCGCCGTCTTCGGTGCGATAGATAGCACCGATGTCGGTGGCCAACTCAGCCGACTTAGGCCCCACCGCCGTGATCAAGAAGGGCGAACCCGGCAGCTCTTTGCTTAAGGGCACGTTTTCCCAAGTTGTGCCGCCATCGGGCGTGTGCAGCAACACCGATGGAATCCCTGTAACCCAGCCCTCTTCCCCAGCAAAGTCGACTGAGGTAAACGTGTAGGGCTGATCGCCTAAGGCAAGTTCGCGGACTTTCCACGTCTCGCCCCCATCCTTGGTTTCAAGCAGGGTGTTGCGGTTGCCTACGATCCAGCCGTGGTTGGCGTCTTGGGTAAAGGCGACATCCGCCAAGGTGGCTTCTATTGGCACATTGACGAGCTCCCAAGGATGCACATCTGCGTCCGCCAAAAAGTAACCCGAGCAGCCGGTTGCTAGCACTACAGCTACCAGCATCACCAGGCCTCGCTTCAACCAGTCAAACGCAGCGTGCATAAATAATCAGAGCCCGTACTTTACTAAACAACAGTTCAAGAACAATCCGAGTTAAACCAGCGTAGAGCAAATTTTGCTCTCCCAAGTCCCCAGAGCCATTACTGAGCCACTTTCACCGCAAAAGAGCCCAGCGCCCCTACCTTAAGCCGTAGAGGCTAATAAAAAAGATGAAACCCAGCGCTAGAGCGCTAAAAATCAAAACATTTTTCTGCGCCGGAGTTAGGCGATTTACGCCCAGGCCGTAGTTCAGGTTTTCTTTAAATCCAGAAGGAGCATTGACGGGGCCGATATTGCTGAACTGCTTCTTAGAGGCCCCACACACCGGGCAGCGCCAGTTGATAGGGAGATCCTCAAAGGCTGTGCCTTGAGAAATCTTGGCCCGGCTGTCACCCTTCACCGGTTCGTAGGAGTAGCCACAGGCGCGGCACTCGTAGCAGTCCATTTCCTCTGGAGTCAGGACGGCAACCTCAGGAGCGCCCCCGTCAGGGACAGGAATCTCCTGCGAAGCAGCGGCTAAATTTTCAGGTTCAGGCAAATTAGCCGAAGGCTCAGACTCAACACTCATAGGACCAAGACACCTTAAGTTCAGCAAGAGCTAGAGGGGCAATGGGTAAAGTCTGCCCGTTTAAGACACTCTGACGGCTTGCCCAGGGCAAAAAGCTCGTTGTAAACAATTATGACACAGTTGGGCCGCTCGGCTCATGTAGACTAAGCCGCGTTCAAACTGGGCGATCGCACCCCCGTACTCCAGGTGCCCGGCCAACTCTGCTCCTGGTTTTTCAGCTAAATTGGCTTAGAATACACCTGAAGCGCATGGGCTGTTAATTCTTAGCTCTTGCTGTGTGTACTAGCTTCTAGGGTGGTGAACCTGTGTTCGTCTTATCTGGCTACGAGTATTTTTTAGTCTTTTTACTCATATCCTGTCTGGTGCCGGTGGCGGCCTTGACAGCCTCTAAATTGCTACGCCCGATCAGCCGTGGCCCCGCTCGCAGAACCACCTACGAGTCGGGTATGGAACCCATTGGGGGTGCGTGGATCCAGTTCAACATTCGCTACTATATGTTTGCCCTGGTCTTCGTGATCTTCGATGTAGAAACGGTGTTCTTGTATCCCTGGGCGGTGGCATTTAATCAGCTGGGCTTGTTAGCCTTTATAGAGGCACTGATTTTTATTGCCATCTTAGTTGTCGGTCTTGTGTACGCCTGGCGCAAAGGAGCCTTGGAATGGTCATGAATCCCCCTTCTGCTGCTGATCAGACTGGTCTGGCCCCAGGGGAAAGGCTGGCCAACCCTGCTGCTCCCCCAGCAATCACCCAT is a genomic window of Nodosilinea sp. E11 containing:
- a CDS encoding DUF2165 domain-containing protein — encoded protein: MAVRISKTLLVASIGLLAAVIVLNNLTDYNANFQYIQHVLTMDTVLPESRLTWRAIASPQLHQIIYAVIMVIEGAIALLCLGGATALFQAIGEDGVTFNRAKTTATYGLTLAFLFWFVGFMVVAGEWFTMWQSADWNGQQPAFRFIGCVGFVLLYLNLPDHNLET
- a CDS encoding N-acetylmannosamine-6-phosphate 2-epimerase, whose product is MKTILELLRGGLVVSCQAPAESPLHRAEVIAAMAEAALLNGAVGVRIDSPDHIQAVRAGSDRPIIGLWKQVIPPSAVYITPQFHHAAAVAQAGGDIIAIDATDRPRPGDETLADLIQQIHDRLGKPVMADIDTLDNALKAIDAGADCVGTTLFGYTAATQTEAPPGLALLQDLVQQCSVPVICEGGIASPAQARQALDLGAYAVVVGTAITGIDSLVKGYVETLT
- a CDS encoding photosystem II reaction center protein J, yielding MLQSGRIPLWIVATVAGTGVLVVVGLFFYGAYAGVGSAM
- a CDS encoding photosystem II reaction center protein L; this encodes MERSPNPNKQPVELNRTSLFLGLLMVFVLGLLFSSYFFN
- the psbF gene encoding cytochrome b559 subunit beta; translation: MQSNSPNDQITYPIFTVRWLAVHTLGVPSVFFLGAIAAMQFIQR
- the psbE gene encoding cytochrome b559 subunit alpha, which produces MAGSTGERPFGDIVTSIRYWIIHSITIPMLFIAGWLFVSTGLAYDAFGTPRPNDYYPDNQMQLPIVTDRFEAKDQIDMFSNR
- a CDS encoding photosynthesis system II assembly factor Ycf48 encodes the protein MHAAFDWLKRGLVMLVAVVLATGCSGYFLADADVHPWELVNVPIEATLADVAFTQDANHGWIVGNRNTLLETKDGGETWKVRELALGDQPYTFTSVDFAGEEGWVTGIPSVLLHTPDGGTTWENVPLSKELPGSPFLITAVGPKSAELATDIGAIYRTEDGGRTWKALVQGAVGVVRNMVRSDDGRYVAVSSRGNFYSTWAVGQDQWIPHNRQNSRRLQNMGFDKDGKLWVIARGGQVRFSNSRASDDFTEALSPEFGTSWGLLDMAFRTANEVWVTGGGGNLLCSFDGGETWFKDQSVGDVPSNFYKVKFLGPDKGFILGQQGTILKYSPETV
- a CDS encoding rubredoxin; amino-acid sequence: MDCYECRACGYSYEPVKGDSRAKISQGTAFEDLPINWRCPVCGASKKQFSNIGPVNAPSGFKENLNYGLGVNRLTPAQKNVLIFSALALGFIFFISLYGLR
- the ndhC gene encoding photosynthetic/respiratory NAD(P)H-quinone oxidoreductase subunit C codes for the protein MFVLSGYEYFLVFLLISCLVPVAALTASKLLRPISRGPARRTTYESGMEPIGGAWIQFNIRYYMFALVFVIFDVETVFLYPWAVAFNQLGLLAFIEALIFIAILVVGLVYAWRKGALEWS